One genomic window of Myxococcus guangdongensis includes the following:
- a CDS encoding PqqD family protein, producing the protein MSGDFGGDSHPRRRAGAEGQRFGADFLLLDAEGRTLRGLNATAVRIWELSDGTRSARSVAEVVAREFSMDVGAVLADTLRFLTELARMGLIEELQEVR; encoded by the coding sequence ATGAGCGGCGACTTCGGAGGGGACAGTCATCCCCGGCGTCGCGCGGGCGCGGAGGGGCAGCGCTTCGGCGCGGACTTCCTGCTGCTGGACGCGGAGGGCCGCACGCTGCGGGGCCTCAACGCGACGGCGGTGCGAATCTGGGAGCTCAGTGACGGGACGCGCTCGGCGCGCTCGGTGGCCGAGGTGGTGGCCCGTGAGTTCTCCATGGACGTGGGCGCGGTGCTCGCGGACACGTTGCGGTTTCTGACGGAACTGGCCCGCATGGGCCTCATCGAAGAGCTTCAGGAGGTACGGTGA
- a CDS encoding S24 family peptidase, whose product MSSESPNSAPPRALRWIPVRGDSMWPSLRDGDVAGVEPLSREPRLGEVVLARFDEALVLHRVCAVREGVLSLRGDNAAGEDPPIAASRILGCVARVRRRGVELGSAWDGGPSRLGRLRAVVRGRVARWLGRGGRA is encoded by the coding sequence ATGTCGAGTGAGTCCCCCAACTCCGCTCCGCCTCGGGCCTTGCGCTGGATTCCCGTTCGGGGAGACAGCATGTGGCCGTCATTGCGGGATGGAGACGTGGCGGGGGTCGAGCCGCTGTCTCGCGAGCCGCGCCTCGGTGAGGTGGTGCTGGCGCGGTTCGACGAAGCGCTGGTGCTCCATCGGGTGTGCGCGGTGCGCGAGGGCGTGCTGTCGCTGCGTGGGGACAACGCCGCGGGGGAGGATCCTCCCATCGCCGCGTCGCGAATCCTCGGGTGCGTGGCGCGCGTGCGAAGGCGCGGCGTGGAGCTGGGCTCGGCGTGGGATGGCGGGCCGTCGCGGCTGGGGCGGCTGCGCGCCGTGGTGCGTGGGCGGGTGGCGCGGTGGTTGGGGCGGGGAGGGCGCGCATGA
- the hisS gene encoding histidine--tRNA ligase, whose translation MNDLLPGEIEIWQHVEGLARELFGRFGYGEIRTPMVEDTALFVRSVGEETDIVGKEMYTFDDKGGRSLSLRPEGTAPAARAYIEHSMLNQEPLTRWFYTGPMFRYERMKTGRYRQFYQVGAEAYGSKEPAQDVEVMDMVAQFLQALGLQDIALNLNSLGDEACRPAYHAKLVEYLKAHIEELCGDCHRRMETNPLRVLDCKNPKCQEVAGKGPNVLEFLCEPCKAHFDDVQRKLTALDIKYVVNPRMVRGLDYYTRTVFEFIASHPALGTASTVGGGGRYDKLVKSLGGPDVPAVGFACGLDRLVLLLKEGTRKFGASPDLFIAVADPGSQDTAFTLASKLRREGLRVDFDTRGGSLKSQMKRSDKSGARFTLVLGEQERTSGEAKLKRMADGSSIPVKLDAIAAAVREHSAVEVVQRIIKT comes from the coding sequence ATGAATGATCTCCTGCCAGGGGAGATTGAAATCTGGCAGCACGTGGAGGGGCTGGCCCGGGAGCTGTTCGGGCGCTTCGGCTACGGGGAGATCCGCACGCCCATGGTGGAGGACACCGCGCTCTTCGTGCGCAGCGTGGGCGAGGAGACGGACATCGTCGGCAAGGAGATGTACACCTTCGACGACAAGGGGGGCCGCAGCCTGTCCTTGCGTCCCGAGGGCACGGCCCCGGCGGCGCGCGCGTACATCGAGCACTCCATGCTGAACCAGGAGCCGCTGACGCGCTGGTTCTACACGGGGCCGATGTTCCGGTACGAGCGGATGAAGACGGGCCGCTACCGGCAGTTCTATCAAGTCGGCGCGGAGGCCTACGGCTCGAAGGAGCCGGCCCAGGACGTCGAGGTGATGGACATGGTGGCCCAGTTCCTCCAGGCGCTCGGGCTCCAGGACATCGCGCTCAACCTCAACTCGCTGGGGGACGAGGCCTGTCGGCCCGCGTACCACGCGAAGCTGGTGGAGTACCTCAAGGCGCACATCGAGGAGCTGTGCGGCGACTGTCACCGCCGCATGGAGACCAACCCGCTGCGCGTGCTCGACTGCAAGAACCCCAAGTGCCAGGAGGTCGCCGGCAAGGGGCCCAACGTGCTCGAGTTCCTGTGCGAGCCGTGCAAGGCGCACTTCGACGACGTGCAGCGCAAGCTGACGGCGCTGGACATCAAGTACGTCGTCAACCCGCGCATGGTCCGCGGCCTGGACTACTACACGCGCACCGTCTTCGAGTTCATCGCCTCTCACCCGGCGCTCGGCACCGCGAGCACGGTGGGCGGCGGTGGCCGCTACGACAAGCTGGTGAAGAGCCTGGGCGGACCGGACGTGCCCGCCGTGGGTTTCGCGTGCGGTCTGGATCGGCTGGTGCTGCTGCTGAAGGAAGGCACCCGGAAGTTCGGCGCGTCACCGGACCTGTTCATCGCGGTGGCGGACCCGGGCTCGCAGGACACGGCCTTCACCCTGGCCAGCAAGCTGCGGCGCGAGGGCCTGCGCGTCGACTTCGACACCCGAGGGGGCAGCCTCAAGAGCCAGATGAAGCGCTCCGACAAGAGCGGGGCCCGCTTCACGCTCGTGCTGGGTGAGCAGGAGCGCACCTCGGGCGAGGCGAAGCTCAAGCGGATGGCGGATGGCTCGTCCATCCCCGTGAAGCTGGACGCCATCGCCGCCGCAGTGCGTGAGCATTCGGCCGTCGAGGTGGTGCAGCGCATCATCAAGACATGA
- the asd gene encoding archaetidylserine decarboxylase (Phosphatidylserine decarboxylase is synthesized as a single chain precursor. Generation of the pyruvoyl active site from a Ser is coupled to cleavage of a Gly-Ser bond between the larger (beta) and smaller (alpha chains). It is an integral membrane protein.) → MNDQTFMKLMRLLPKSALSTVVGMATRAPLPAPVHQAAMRAFARSYNVDMAEAEHPIEHYPTFAQFFTRGLKTGLRPIDADAKSVVSPVDGRVSQVGYSDLGRCLQAKGIEYTVDELLGDAEVAKPFHGGAWTTIYLSPRDYHRIHSPLAGTITGYAYIPGEFWPVNPASVLNKQSLFCVNERLVTYLETPAGKCAVVKVGATCVSRIKAAYDDVTTHTGQPGKVHRYQEGYKVEKGGELGRFEMGSTVILLFEPGRVKWDPVLQEDAVLRLGQRIGVVP, encoded by the coding sequence ATGAACGACCAGACCTTCATGAAGTTGATGCGCCTGTTGCCCAAGTCGGCCCTGTCGACGGTGGTGGGCATGGCCACTCGAGCCCCGCTGCCCGCGCCCGTGCACCAGGCGGCCATGCGCGCGTTCGCCCGCTCCTACAACGTGGACATGGCGGAGGCCGAGCACCCCATCGAGCACTACCCGACGTTCGCCCAGTTCTTCACGCGCGGCCTGAAGACGGGGCTGCGCCCCATCGACGCGGACGCGAAGTCCGTGGTGTCGCCGGTGGACGGCCGCGTGTCGCAGGTGGGCTACTCGGACCTGGGCCGGTGCCTGCAGGCCAAGGGCATCGAGTACACGGTGGACGAGCTGTTGGGTGACGCCGAGGTGGCGAAGCCGTTCCACGGTGGCGCCTGGACGACCATCTACCTGTCGCCGCGGGACTATCACCGCATCCACTCGCCGCTCGCGGGCACCATCACCGGCTATGCGTACATCCCCGGTGAGTTCTGGCCGGTGAACCCGGCGTCGGTGCTCAACAAGCAGTCCCTGTTCTGCGTGAACGAGCGGCTGGTGACGTACCTGGAGACGCCCGCGGGCAAGTGCGCCGTGGTGAAGGTGGGCGCCACGTGCGTGTCGCGCATCAAGGCGGCGTACGACGACGTCACCACGCACACGGGCCAGCCGGGCAAGGTGCACCGCTATCAAGAGGGCTACAAGGTGGAGAAGGGCGGCGAGCTGGGCCGCTTCGAGATGGGCTCCACCGTCATCCTGCTGTTCGAACCGGGCCGCGTGAAGTGGGACCCGGTGCTGCAGGAGGACGCCGTGCTGCGGTTGGGCCAGCGCATCGGAGTGGTGCCGTGA
- a CDS encoding metallophosphoesterase family protein, whose protein sequence is MRIAVISDIHSNIEALTEVLRVCEQQKVDRIVSLGDIVGYGASPNPCCELVRSVAEVTLLGNHDAAVAGRMDYSYYYDAARHALDWSANVLTDENMAWLRSLPYTYRIGEVGFCHGSPIDPKAYEYIFALEQARELTPYVEELPEVTFIGHSHLCRAFAIGNGEVNDVVAQKFGIRKGYKYIISVGSVGQPRDYDNRACFVICDTDARTVEYLRVEYDIETAAQKIFDADLALNFGKRLFLGV, encoded by the coding sequence ATGCGCATCGCCGTCATCTCCGACATCCACTCCAACATCGAGGCGCTCACCGAGGTGCTGCGGGTCTGCGAGCAGCAGAAGGTGGACCGCATCGTGTCCCTGGGTGACATCGTCGGATACGGCGCGTCGCCGAATCCCTGCTGTGAGCTGGTGCGCTCGGTGGCGGAGGTGACGCTGCTGGGCAACCACGACGCCGCCGTCGCGGGGCGGATGGACTACTCGTACTACTACGACGCCGCCCGGCACGCGCTGGACTGGTCCGCCAACGTCCTCACGGACGAGAACATGGCCTGGCTGCGCAGCCTGCCGTACACGTACCGCATCGGCGAGGTGGGCTTCTGCCACGGCTCGCCCATCGACCCGAAGGCGTACGAGTACATCTTCGCGCTCGAGCAGGCGCGGGAGCTGACGCCCTACGTGGAGGAGCTGCCCGAGGTGACGTTCATCGGGCACAGCCACCTGTGCCGCGCGTTCGCCATCGGCAATGGCGAGGTGAACGACGTGGTGGCCCAGAAGTTCGGCATCCGCAAGGGCTACAAGTACATCATCTCCGTGGGCAGCGTGGGCCAGCCGCGCGACTACGACAACCGGGCCTGCTTCGTCATCTGCGACACGGACGCGCGCACGGTGGAGTACCTCCGGGTGGAGTACGACATCGAGACGGCGGCGCAGAAGATCTTCGACGCGGACCTGGCGCTCAATTTCGGCAAGCGACTGTTCCTCGGCGTTTGA
- a CDS encoding TIGR02266 family protein: MSDNRKSARVPTLLRCWCETDNVTLYARITNLSEGGLFLRTSTPLKRGAKAVLRLTPGDDPEVQTAATVVWLREEEDRAYPPGMGLRFESVDAETLGRLRRIISQQQKNPVKAVWAG; encoded by the coding sequence TTGAGCGATAACCGAAAGTCCGCGCGGGTGCCGACCTTGCTTCGCTGTTGGTGCGAGACCGACAATGTCACCCTGTACGCGCGCATCACCAACCTGAGCGAGGGTGGCCTGTTCCTGCGGACGAGCACGCCGCTGAAGCGAGGGGCGAAGGCGGTGCTCCGGCTGACCCCGGGGGATGATCCCGAGGTGCAGACGGCGGCCACGGTGGTATGGCTGCGGGAAGAGGAGGACCGGGCCTACCCGCCGGGGATGGGCCTGCGGTTCGAGTCGGTGGACGCGGAAACCCTGGGACGGCTCCGGCGGATTATCTCTCAGCAGCAGAAGAACCCCGTGAAGGCGGTCTGGGCCGGCTGA
- a CDS encoding PfkB family carbohydrate kinase gives MSLLVVGSVALDSVETPFGQKEDVLGGSATFFSTSASFFSPVRVVAVVGEDFPEAHVSFLKGRGIDLEGLTRESGRTFRWKGRYGYELNEAKTLDTQLNVFQTFSPDLPASYRDTPYVFLGNIHPELQARVVDQVRDPKLVAADTMNFWIQGSRDALLKTLQRVNLLFVNDAEARQLAGEHNVVKAARAILGMGPQRVVVKRGEYGALLFEKDHVFACPAFPLAEVFDPTGAGDTFAGGFMGTVATAASGVDSAVLRRAMVMGSVMASFTVEKFSLERLRDVTKPEIHARFTEFKKLTHFEDLGPLKR, from the coding sequence CCTCGGCGGTTCCGCCACGTTCTTCTCCACGTCGGCGTCGTTCTTCTCCCCCGTGCGCGTCGTCGCCGTGGTGGGTGAGGACTTCCCCGAGGCCCACGTCAGCTTCCTCAAGGGCCGCGGCATCGACCTGGAGGGCCTGACCCGCGAGTCCGGCCGCACCTTCCGCTGGAAGGGCCGCTACGGCTACGAGCTGAACGAGGCGAAGACGCTCGACACCCAGCTCAACGTCTTCCAGACCTTCTCGCCGGACCTGCCGGCGTCCTACCGCGACACGCCCTACGTCTTCCTGGGCAACATCCACCCGGAGCTCCAGGCGCGCGTGGTGGACCAGGTCCGCGACCCCAAGCTGGTGGCCGCGGACACGATGAACTTCTGGATCCAGGGCAGCCGCGACGCGCTGCTCAAGACGCTCCAGCGGGTCAACCTGCTCTTCGTCAACGACGCGGAGGCGCGGCAGCTGGCCGGCGAGCACAACGTGGTGAAGGCCGCCCGCGCCATCCTCGGCATGGGCCCCCAGCGCGTGGTGGTGAAGCGCGGTGAGTACGGCGCGCTCCTCTTCGAGAAGGACCACGTCTTCGCCTGCCCGGCCTTCCCGCTGGCCGAGGTCTTCGACCCCACGGGCGCCGGAGACACCTTCGCGGGTGGCTTCATGGGCACCGTGGCCACCGCGGCGTCCGGGGTGGACTCGGCCGTCCTGCGCCGCGCCATGGTCATGGGCAGCGTCATGGCGTCCTTCACGGTGGAGAAGTTCAGCCTGGAGCGCCTGCGGGACGTCACCAAGCCGGAGATCCACGCCCGTTTCACGGAGTTCAAGAAGCTGACCCACTTCGAGGACCTGGGGCCGCTGAAGCGCTGA